GCGACTCGTCACCTGATTGAACTCGGGCACCAACGCATCGGGTTCTTGGGCGGGGACGAGAAGTTTGTGGTGACAAGCGACCGTTTGCAAGGGTACAACCAAGCGCTGGACGAAGCGGGGATTCCTGCGGATCGCAGGCTGATGTTTGCGAGTTCGTTTATGGAACAGGGCGGCTACCATGGCATGACGCGACTGCTCGCTTTGCCGGATCGGCCGACAGCCGTGGTGGCGTCGGATGACTTGTTTGCATTTGGCGCCATGCGCGCAGCCGGTGAACTTGGATACCGCATTCCGGAAGACATTGCGGTGGTAGGGTTTAACAATGTACGTTTGACGGAGATGTCGAACCCGTCGCTCACGAGCGTTGATGTTCATATTTATGAACTGGGCGTCACGGCTGCGAACTTGCTGATTGAGCAGATGCGCAGCGGCGAGATGTCGGAGCGGCACGTGATTGTCCCGACGCAGTTGGTTGTGCGACACTCGTGCGGCGGTCTGGGGTAAGCAGAGAGAAAGAAGGGCTGTGTAATGAACCAGGAAGCCATTTTTCATATGTCCCACGGCGCGTATGCATACGCGCTGGGACCGCACCATGCGGTGATCAAACTTCGTGCCAAGCGCGGGGACTTGAAATCGGTCAACATGGTGCACGAAGACCGCTTCGAACTGCCCGGCTCCTATGCGACACAAGAATTGAACTACGCAGGTTCGGACGAGTTGTATGATTACTTTACAGCGGTGGTGGAGACGCAGACCAAACGGATTCGCTACCGTTTTTTGTTGGACAGCGGCGCGGAACAGATGTGGTTTGGCGAACGGGCGATTTCAAACGTCGCCGATTTTGCCGGCTGGTTCCAACTGGCGTACTTGCCGACGCGCGACCTGTTCGTGATTCCCGAGTGGGCGAAGAGTGCGGTCGTGTATCAGATCTTCCCGGACCGCTTCCAAAACGGCAACCCGGCGAACGACCCGGAAGGCATCCGTCCGTGGGGCGAGCTGCCGCGGGCCGATACGTTTTTCGGTGGGGATTTGCAAGGGATTTTGGATAAGCTCCCGTACTTGGAGAACTTGGGCGTCAATTTGATTTATTTGACCCCGATCTTCCTGTCGCCGTCGACGCATAAGTACGACACGGCGGATTACTACCAAATCGATCCGGTGTTTGGCGATCTGGAGACGTTCAAGCGTCTGGTGGAGAATGCGCATGTGCGCGGCATTCGCGTGATGCTTGACGCCGTGTTCAATCATTGCGGGGCGGAGTTCCCGCCGTTCCAAGATGTGTTGGAAAAAGGCGAGGAGTCGGAGTATGCGGACTGGTTCCACATTCACAGCTTCCCGGTCGATCGTGAGGAAGTGAACTACGAGACGTTCGCGAATCATGTGTCGTCGATGCCGAAGTTGCGCACGGAGAATTTGAAGGTGCGCGATTACTTGCTGGATGTGGCGGAGTACTGGGTGAAGGAAGTGGGGATCGACGGATGGCGTCTCGATGTCGCCAATGAAGTTGACCACGCGTTCTGGCGCGAATTCCGTGATCGTGTGCGGGCGGCGAACCCGGAGACGTTGATCATTGGCGAGGTCTGGAACGATTCATCGCCGTGGTTGCAAGGCGATCAGTTTGACGGCGTGATGAACTATTTGTTCCGCGATGCGGCGATTGAGTTTTTTGCAAAGCGGACGATTAGTGCGGATCGCTTCGATGCGATGCTGACCAAGACGCGGATGATGTACAAGCGTCAAGCGAACCTCGCGATGTTCAATTTGCTGGGGAGTCATGACACGGCGCGTTTCTTGACGATCTGTCACGAGCGGGAGGAACGGATGCGTCT
The Tumebacillus amylolyticus DNA segment above includes these coding regions:
- a CDS encoding glycoside hydrolase family 13 protein, translating into MNQEAIFHMSHGAYAYALGPHHAVIKLRAKRGDLKSVNMVHEDRFELPGSYATQELNYAGSDELYDYFTAVVETQTKRIRYRFLLDSGAEQMWFGERAISNVADFAGWFQLAYLPTRDLFVIPEWAKSAVVYQIFPDRFQNGNPANDPEGIRPWGELPRADTFFGGDLQGILDKLPYLENLGVNLIYLTPIFLSPSTHKYDTADYYQIDPVFGDLETFKRLVENAHVRGIRVMLDAVFNHCGAEFPPFQDVLEKGEESEYADWFHIHSFPVDREEVNYETFANHVSSMPKLRTENLKVRDYLLDVAEYWVKEVGIDGWRLDVANEVDHAFWREFRDRVRAANPETLIIGEVWNDSSPWLQGDQFDGVMNYLFRDAAIEFFAKRTISADRFDAMLTKTRMMYKRQANLAMFNLLGSHDTARFLTICHEREERMRLAVVFQMTYVGIPEVYYGDEVGMVGETDPDCRRTMIWEEERQNRELFRLHQQLISIRKAHPALQTGLYRAVNKDALHNLYGFVRETQDESIYILLNNGSGNHWVTLPEGVSGQDLLTGRIYSGTFDLEQYGFRILLLSGGTV